The Methanosarcina acetivorans C2A genome includes the window AAAAATGGACAGGCTTGAGGAAGGGATCGAGGTTTCAATTTGTGACCTGCTTGCGCTTCAGCAGCCCATGGCAAGCGACCTCCGACTTGTCGTATCAGCTCTCAAGATCGCAGCGGATCTCAGGAGGATTCTGGGGCTTTCGATCAATATTGCTAAAATCCCTGGTAAAATCGAAGGCGGACATGTTAAACCTCTCATAGATACCAGGAAAATGGCCTATATTGCGGGGGATATGCTTAAAAATTCCCTCAGGGCTTTCGAGACTCAGGATCCCGAACTTGCAAGAGCGACAGCTGCCAGGGACGATGAGGTTGACAAACTCTTTTACTCTGTCTGGGTGGAGTTAATAGAAATGATGGCTAAAGATACAGATATTATTTCCAAGGCCACCTATTTGCTCTTCCTGATCCGTTACCTGGAAAGGATTGCCGACCACTGCTGCAACATCTGCGAAAGCGTTGTCTACCTTACCACGGCTGAGCGTGTCAAACTAAACTAAATTGACTAAATTTAGCTAAAGTAAGTTAAACTAAGTTAATGCAAGTTAACGTGAGTTAATGCAAGTTAATGCAAGTTAACGTGAGTTAAAGTAAGCTAAAGTAAGTTAAACTAAGCTAAAATAGATTTGTACCTGTTGGCAGCCTTTGATAGGCTACAATTTTCCCTTCTTTTACCTGTTCAGAAGACTTTTCCTTACGTTTGCTTTTGCTTTTTCTTACTGCCTGGCTCTTAATTTCCGTTGATGTACATGTTTTAAGTACGTTTTGAGCATATAGACGCCCATGCCTGATATTCACATCAAAAACACGAGAATTTATTACAATAACTCTCTTCGGCCTGCTGAAATCCTTATTGAGAACGGCAAAATTACAAAAATCGGAAAGGATTTCAGGGTCTCAAGTTCGGATATGGTGATAGATGCAGAGGGTGCACTTACTCTGCCTGCCGGGATTGATGTACACGTCCACTTCAGGGAACCGGGCATGACCCTGAAGGAGAACTGGTACACGGGGTCCTGCGCTGCAGCTGCCGGGGGTATTGCCACTGTTATTGACCAGCCGAACACCATACCTCCCACAACCGACAGGCGCTCTTTTGAACAGAAACTCAAACTTGCCCGGAAAAAGTCCATTGTTGACTTCGGGATTAACGGGGGGGTTACCGGAAACATAGAAAAACTCCGGGAACTCTGGAGGCTGGGAGTTACGGCTTTCGGGGAGATCTTTATGGCTGAGTCCACAGGGGGGCTGAACATCAATGAAGAAACATTCGAAGAAGCTCTGGCTGAGATCAAAAAACTAGGAGCCCTTGCCACAATCCATGCCGAGGACGAAAAGATGCGCCTTGAACTGGAACAGCTGTTGAAAGGGGATGTTTCCTATGATTACCACTCAAAGGTGCGCCCAAACGCCTGTGAGGCTTCGGCTGTCCAGAGTGCTCTTGAACTCATTTCCAGGCTCCAGGTACGGGCACATTTCTGCCATCTGAGTACGCTTGAAGCCGTGGGAATGATCCGAAAAGAAAAATATCTTGCAAAAAGAGAGAACAAAAAGCCTCTTTTTACTTGCGAAGTCACCCCTCATCACCTGTTTCTCTCGGCAAAGGACTGGGAAAGGCTCAGGGCTTTTGGTAAAATGAACCCTCCCCTGCGGGGGAGCCACAGTATCAAAGCACTTGTAAACGGACTGAATGACGGGACTATTGACATGGTGGCGTCAGACCATGCTCCTCACCTTGAGTCTGAAAAAGACCTTGATATAAGGGCTGCTCCTTCCGGGGTACCCGGGGTTGAAACCCTAATGCCTCTCATGCTTGCCGCGGTTCGGAAAAATATCCTGCCCCTTTCGCAGATGATAATGGTTACAAGCTGGAACCCGGCAAAAGCTTTCGGGCTTGACCGCCTGGGTAAGGGCTGGCTTGAGGTAGGCTTTGATGCAGACCTTATGATTGTGGATCCGCGAAACCTTCAACCCATAAGGGCTGACATGCTGCACAGTAAGGCGGGCTGGACGCCTTTTGAAGGGATGGATGCGGTCTTCCCTGAGTATACACTCTCCCGGGGTGAGGTAATCTGGATGGAAGATTCCATTAATGCAAAACCCGGAAGGGGCGAGTTCCTTGAGGGCAGTGGAAAAAGGTCAGAAGAAGACGAAGAAGAAAACTCTGAAGAGACCGGATCGGATTGAGGTTCCGGAACTCTCCTTTTTTTAACTTTTTTCAGTAAAAGTCGATTGAATCCAGTTGCGAATGCAGCAGTTCTTGGTGCTTCTTTTCAAGGAATTTGTAGACTGCACCGTGGGTAGCCCCGTCAAGCAGCATTTTTACGGCTGTCCGTATTATGGTGTTCTGTTCGGGGTACCCGAGTATGGATACGGTTTTCCCGTACACGGAGATTTTGACATTTATCAGGCTTTCCGCAAGCTCTCGGGTTCGCCCGTTTCTGCCTATAATCCTGCCTTTTATCCGCTGGAGCTCTTTTGGGGTGCTGGCGATGTCAGAAAGGTCAATGACTTCAAGCATCAGCATGTCATCGTCAAGGATTTGAAGGGCTTTTTCGGGGCTGAAACCTCTTCCTATGGCTTTGAGGGTTTCAAGAATCCGGAATTCTTTTAATGGATCATCCTCGCAGGTAACATCTATTTTTCCGCTATCGCTTTCGATTTCCAGTTGACAGGTGGTTTTCTCCTCGATAAATTTCTTTGTTTCTCCTTTCGGACCGATAATTACTCCGATTCTTTCTTTGGGAATTTTGACATACTGGGTCATGTTGTATCAGCCTGTATTTTTGAAAGTAGTTCTTCAGGTTTGTCCATTATCCCATAACGGCCGAAGAACCTGAGTATATTTTGCACGTCTCTGTAGAGAAACTCTCTGGCATTAGGGTGTTCAAGAGTCACAGACTGCCCCATGTCGATGAAAATCGGGGTCGTATCTGCCGGATCAATGAGGATATTGTATTCGCTCAGGTCGGCATGTACGAGGTTTGCTTCTTTATAGAGAAGGCGCATATATTCAACGACTTTGTCATAAACAAGTTTTGCTTCATCATTTTTCAGGGGCGTGTTTTTCAACAGAGGATAGGGTGCTTTTT containing:
- a CDS encoding dihydroorotase; protein product: MPDIHIKNTRIYYNNSLRPAEILIENGKITKIGKDFRVSSSDMVIDAEGALTLPAGIDVHVHFREPGMTLKENWYTGSCAAAAGGIATVIDQPNTIPPTTDRRSFEQKLKLARKKSIVDFGINGGVTGNIEKLRELWRLGVTAFGEIFMAESTGGLNINEETFEEALAEIKKLGALATIHAEDEKMRLELEQLLKGDVSYDYHSKVRPNACEASAVQSALELISRLQVRAHFCHLSTLEAVGMIRKEKYLAKRENKKPLFTCEVTPHHLFLSAKDWERLRAFGKMNPPLRGSHSIKALVNGLNDGTIDMVASDHAPHLESEKDLDIRAAPSGVPGVETLMPLMLAAVRKNILPLSQMIMVTSWNPAKAFGLDRLGKGWLEVGFDADLMIVDPRNLQPIRADMLHSKAGWTPFEGMDAVFPEYTLSRGEVIWMEDSINAKPGRGEFLEGSGKRSEEDEEENSEETGSD
- the phoU gene encoding phosphate signaling complex protein PhoU, whose protein sequence is MARERYLEQLDLLRESVSSLGEMAEFVFSDSMDAVINLDIELAKKTLALEPKMDRLEEGIEVSICDLLALQQPMASDLRLVVSALKIAADLRRILGLSINIAKIPGKIEGGHVKPLIDTRKMAYIAGDMLKNSLRAFETQDPELARATAARDDEVDKLFYSVWVELIEMMAKDTDIISKATYLLFLIRYLERIADHCCNICESVVYLTTAERVKLN
- a CDS encoding KH domain-containing protein; its protein translation is MTQYVKIPKERIGVIIGPKGETKKFIEEKTTCQLEIESDSGKIDVTCEDDPLKEFRILETLKAIGRGFSPEKALQILDDDMLMLEVIDLSDIASTPKELQRIKGRIIGRNGRTRELAESLINVKISVYGKTVSILGYPEQNTIIRTAVKMLLDGATHGAVYKFLEKKHQELLHSQLDSIDFY